The nucleotide window AAAAATACAAAAATAAATAAAAAAATTACCTTATCTCTGTTAAATTTTTGATAAGTCATAATTATATCCCCCAATTATTATAAAATTCACTAAATAAAATACTTTATAAGCCAAAGTAATTACTAAATAAATATGCTTTTTATTATGTATATATTTCATATAAAAGAAAAAAACCGGTCAAAATACCGGTTTTAACTAAATATATTAAGTATAAATAATAACATCCCTATATCAAACTTATAGGGATGTTTAAGCTAATATACTACTCTTTCACCAGTTACCATGTAATGAATTCTCTCGCATATATTTGTAGTATGGTCACCTATTCTCTCTAGATATCTTCCAATTAATAATAAATGCATTACTTGTTCCATGATTGTTTTATCTTCAGTCAACATTTGTAGAAGTTCAACATAAATATCTTCGTAAATATCATCTACAATGTCATCCATTTCTGCTACTTCGTTAGCTAATTCTAAGTCTTCGTTAACAAAACTATCTAGGCTTTTCTTAACCATAGATCTAGCTACATCCGCCATCTTAGGAATATCTATTAATGGTTTTATAAACTTTTCTTTCCCTATTTTTTTAGTTATATTTGCAATGTTAACGCCATGGTCTCCTATTCTTTCTAAATCAGTAATTATCTTTAATACTGTACTTATTCTTCTTAAGTCTATTGCCTTTGGCTGCTGTAGTGCTATTAACTCTAAACACTTTTGTTCTATCTGAACTTCAATAATATCTATTTTATCATCTAATTCAATCACTTTGTCAGCCATTTCTAAGTCTTGGTTAACTAAAGCTTTCAATGCTAAGTCAATAGCATCCTCAACCATAGCCCCCATCTTTAAAAGTGATTTTTCCAATTCTTTTAACTGCTGTTCAAAAGCTTCTCTCACCTTTACCACCCTTTCATTCCCTTATGTCATAAAAATATATTTAATCTATATTAAAGCATCTTTTCTATAAAATGTCAACTATTTTTTAACCAAATCTACCAGTAATATAGTCCTCTGTCTTTTTATTTTCAGGATTTGAGAATATCTTAGCAGTTTCACCAAACTCAATTAGTTCTCCCATTAAGAAGAAAGCTGTATTATCTGAAATTCTACCAGCTTGTTGCATTGAGTGTGTAACAATAACTATTGTATACTTATCTTTTAATTCTTCAACTAAGTCCTCAATCCTAGCAGTTGCAATAGGGTCAAGAGCTGATGTTGGCTCATCCATTAATAGTACTTCAGGCTCAACAGCTAAAGCTCTAGCTATACATAATCTTTGTTGTTGTCCTCCTGACAATCCTAAAGCATTTTTCTTCAAACGGTCTTTTACCTCATCCCATAAAGCTGATCCTCTTAAACTCTTCTCAACTATTTCATCAAGTTTAGACTTTTTCTTTATACCATGAGTTCTAGGTCCATATGCTACATTATCATATATACTCATTGGAAAAGGATTTGGCTTTTGAAAAACCATTCCTACTCTTTTTCTTAATTTTATAACGTCAATATTTCTATAAACATCTTTTCCATCTAATTTAACATCTCCAGTTATTTTCACATTTTCAACTAAATCATTCATTCTATTAAGTGTTTTTAAGAAGGTTGACTTACCACAACCAGATGGTCCGATTAAAGCAGTAACTTTTTTTTCAATAATATCCATGTTTATATTCTTTAATGCTTGAAAATCTCCATAAAATAAATCTAAATTTCTAATTGATATTTTAACATCACTCATACTTTCACCCCTTTTATTGTCTACGCCTTAGTTTTGTCAAATTTAGCTGCTAATTTATTAGTAGTAAAGTTTATAAGTAAAATAATTATAATAAGTATAGTTGCAGTAGCGTATGCTTTCTCAAAGGAAAGTCCTTCTTTAGCTAAAAAGTATAAATGTACAGAAAGTGTTCTTCCTGACTCAAATAAGCTTGTAGGTATATCTCTTCCCATTCCTGCAGTAAATATTACTGCAGCTGTTTCACCTACAACCCTACCAATACTTAGTATTACTGCCGCTAATATTCCTGGCAAAGCACTTGGTAATACAACTAATCTAATAGTACGAAGTTTAGATGTACCTAAAGCTAAACTACCCTCTCTATATGAATTTGGAACAGCTTTTAAAGCTTCTTCTGTTGTTCTTACAATTGTAGGTAACACCATTATACTTAATGTTAATGCACCTGCTAATATACACCAACTCATTTCTAATTTTGTAACAAAGAAAATAAAACCAAATAATCCGTAAATTATTGAAGGTATACCTGCCAAACTTTCAGTTGCAAAACGTATTATTCTAACGACTTTTCCTGGCTTAGCATATTCAACTAAATACACCGCAGCAAATATACCAATAGGAGTAGAAATTACTACTGTTAACAACACCATGTATACGGTAGTAATAATCATTGGAAAAATACCACCTTCTTCTCCTACTGGTGCAGTAGTAAGGAACTCCCAGTTTATTTCACCTATTCCATTAATTATAACATATAATAAAATCCATGCTAATATACCTACTGTTATAAACGAGGAAACCCAAATTAAACCTTTAATAATAGAATCAGTAATTTTTCTCTTTTTCATTAATGATCACCTGCCTTAGCAGTTACTACATTTAATATTATATTTAAAGCCATTATAAAAATAAATAAAATTACACCTATTCCGAATAGTGCCTGTTGATGTAATCCGAACGCATATCCCATCTCTATAGCGATACCAGCTGTCATTGTACGTATACTATCTGTTAGCTGATTAGGTATTAACGGTGAGTTACCTGCTACTAGAATAACTGCCATTGTTTCTCCAATAGCTCTACCTATTCCAAGAACTACTGCCGCTAATATACCAGATTTTGCAGCTGGTAAAATAACTTTAAATATAGTCTGGATATGAGATGCCCCCATAGCTAACGAGCCTTCTTTATATTCTTTAGGTACAGCTCTTATAGATGTTTCTGATATACTAACCACAGTTGGTAGTATCATTACTGATAATATAAAAATCGCCGCTAATAAACTATTACCCGCTCCACCTATATATTTACTTATCATCGGTACAATAACTAATAAGCCAAAGAAACCATATACAACTGACGGAATACCTGCAAGTAATTCAACTGCTGGGCGTACAATTTTAACCATCCAATCTGGAGCTAATTCTGCTATAAAAACAGATGTCAGAATTCCTATCGGTACCCCTAAAATAATAGCTCCAAAAGTTGCATATACAGAACCAACTATCATAGGAAATATCCCAAATGTATCATGTAATGGATGCCACTCCATACCTAAAATAAAGTCCTTTAAACCAATTTTAAATATCGCAGGACTACCTTGAACAAAAATAAAAAAAGTTATTAAAGCAACACAAATAATAGCCGTGCTGGCACTTATAAAGAATATCCATTCAACAATCTTCTCACCAATTACTCTCGATTTGCTCTGCGACATTATTTCATTATCTGCTTCTTTTTTTACTACTTCGCTATCGCTAGCTCTCACTCAAATCCCTCCTAGCAAACAAAATAGGCATTAACCTATAAAATATTAAGTTATTATAAGCATCTATTAAATATTGTTAAAAATTTATATAAACATGAGTACAGACTCCACCCTTAAGTGGAGCCTATAACTCTTATATCGCATTTTATATTGTTATCTGTCGTATTTATCGCAATTATTTTACAGGTATACACTTTTCAGCTACTATTTCTTGTCCTTCGCTGCTAAACATGAAATCCATGTAAGCTTTAACTAATTCGTTCATTTCTCCGTTTGTTATCATTAAGAATGGTCTGTAAATTGGATATTTTTCAGCTTTGATGTTTTCAACTGTTGGTTCAACTCCGTTGATTTTTACTCCTTTAACGCTATCGTTTAAGTATGATAGAGATATGTACCCAATTGCATATTCTTTCTTAGAAACGTTAGCTCTTACAGCTCCGTTACCTTCTGCTATTAATGCATCTTCTCTTACTAAACTCTTATCTTCGCCTTCTAATCCTACTATTTCTTCGAAAGCTCCTCTTGTTCCTGAACCAGACTCACGGCTAATTACAACAATCTCATGGTCTTCTCCGCCTACTTCTTTCCAATTTTTAATTTCGCCTTTGAATATTTTTTGTACTTGCTCTTTTGTTAAATCTCCAACTTTGTTGTTTGGATGAACTATAACTGCAATACCATCGTATGCAATTACGTGCTTAGTTAATCCCCATTCTTCTTCTTTTGCTTTTAAGTTACGTGAAGCCATTCCGATGTCACAAGCACCTTCATGAGCAGCTTTAACTCCTGCTGAAGAACCTATACCTTGCACTTGTATTTTTACATTTGGATGTCTTTCCATGAATGCATCTGCAACTTTTTCTGCAGTTGGAGTTACTGAAGTCGAACCTGCTATAACAATATTACCCTCTAATTCATTCTTAGTTTCACTTGCTTTCTCTTCACTTTGATTTGATTCGCTAGTGTTTGCATCAGTATTTGTATCTTGACTACATGCAGCAAACACCGACATTGAAAGTACTAATACAGCTACTAAAATAAGAAGTTTTGATTTTGTTAAGAATCTCATGCTTTGTCCCCTTTCATTTGAATTTTTTATTATTTCGAGTACATGTAAATTATAGCAATTCGTATCTTATAATGTGTTTAGCGTCTGTTAATGGTTTGTTAAGTCTATGTTAAGGTATAAACTTCCTATTCTTACACTTTATAAATAATGTGTATGTACTATTTCTTAATAATGTTTTTTAGATTGCTTTAGTTTCTAGAATCTACATTATTATATATTATAATTTATTTACATCCTTATACAGTAAATCATAATCAAATTCTATATCTTCCATTTTGCTTTCAAACCATATTTTAGCATTATCTAATGCTTTATTATAAACAACACTACCTAAATTCTCTAAGAAAAAATCTAAAACTTTTTCAGCTGCTATAATACCAATTTCTTTATCATGTTCTTCATAAAAAAATTTCTGTATTTCACTAATTAACATTTCTTTTTCATGTTTTGATAATTTTAATATCATTTACTCACTCCTTTCTCTATTTAGTTAACTGGAATTAATATAAAACCATCTTTATCATCACCATACAATTTAACTTTTCCTTTTTTATAGCACCAATAAGCACAATATGAACACAAAAAAGCATCCACTTTATCTTCCAAATGCTTTAGTTTACTACCTGTGTAAGAAGTTAGGTTAATATTAGGATTAAAGTAGCTTTTTATATTATTTACTTTTATTTTGTCTTGTTCTAATTCTCCTAATCTACTTAATAATCTTAACATTTCTTCTTTTGTTTTCTTTAAAGGTATTTTAGCTTTTCTTTTATATTTAATTGGATATATATCAGAAAACAATCCTAAACATATTCCTGTTGGAAAGGTTTCAAATATTATATGTTTATTGCTTCTAAAATCTGATGTTATTATAAAGCTTTTATTTTTTTTTCTTATTTCTGATACTAACGCTTCACCTCTTATAGAGCCATATATTTTTAACAAATAGCTCCGATTCGCTGTAAATACAGATAATCTTTTACCTTTTATTCTGTCTTTCATGATTAATCTATCACAAAGACGAGAACCTTCTT belongs to Caldisalinibacter kiritimatiensis and includes:
- the phoU gene encoding phosphate signaling complex protein PhoU, whose product is MREAFEQQLKELEKSLLKMGAMVEDAIDLALKALVNQDLEMADKVIELDDKIDIIEVQIEQKCLELIALQQPKAIDLRRISTVLKIITDLERIGDHGVNIANITKKIGKEKFIKPLIDIPKMADVARSMVKKSLDSFVNEDLELANEVAEMDDIVDDIYEDIYVELLQMLTEDKTIMEQVMHLLLIGRYLERIGDHTTNICERIHYMVTGERVVY
- the pstB gene encoding phosphate ABC transporter ATP-binding protein PstB; this encodes MSDVKISIRNLDLFYGDFQALKNINMDIIEKKVTALIGPSGCGKSTFLKTLNRMNDLVENVKITGDVKLDGKDVYRNIDVIKLRKRVGMVFQKPNPFPMSIYDNVAYGPRTHGIKKKSKLDEIVEKSLRGSALWDEVKDRLKKNALGLSGGQQQRLCIARALAVEPEVLLMDEPTSALDPIATARIEDLVEELKDKYTIVIVTHSMQQAGRISDNTAFFLMGELIEFGETAKIFSNPENKKTEDYITGRFG
- the pstA gene encoding phosphate ABC transporter permease PstA, whose product is MKKRKITDSIIKGLIWVSSFITVGILAWILLYVIINGIGEINWEFLTTAPVGEEGGIFPMIITTVYMVLLTVVISTPIGIFAAVYLVEYAKPGKVVRIIRFATESLAGIPSIIYGLFGFIFFVTKLEMSWCILAGALTLSIMVLPTIVRTTEEALKAVPNSYREGSLALGTSKLRTIRLVVLPSALPGILAAVILSIGRVVGETAAVIFTAGMGRDIPTSLFESGRTLSVHLYFLAKEGLSFEKAYATATILIIIILLINFTTNKLAAKFDKTKA
- the pstC gene encoding phosphate ABC transporter permease subunit PstC, whose translation is MRASDSEVVKKEADNEIMSQSKSRVIGEKIVEWIFFISASTAIICVALITFFIFVQGSPAIFKIGLKDFILGMEWHPLHDTFGIFPMIVGSVYATFGAIILGVPIGILTSVFIAELAPDWMVKIVRPAVELLAGIPSVVYGFFGLLVIVPMISKYIGGAGNSLLAAIFILSVMILPTVVSISETSIRAVPKEYKEGSLAMGASHIQTIFKVILPAAKSGILAAVVLGIGRAIGETMAVILVAGNSPLIPNQLTDSIRTMTAGIAIEMGYAFGLHQQALFGIGVILFIFIMALNIILNVVTAKAGDH
- a CDS encoding phosphate ABC transporter substrate-binding protein, with translation MRFLTKSKLLILVAVLVLSMSVFAACSQDTNTDANTSESNQSEEKASETKNELEGNIVIAGSTSVTPTAEKVADAFMERHPNVKIQVQGIGSSAGVKAAHEGACDIGMASRNLKAKEEEWGLTKHVIAYDGIAVIVHPNNKVGDLTKEQVQKIFKGEIKNWKEVGGEDHEIVVISRESGSGTRGAFEEIVGLEGEDKSLVREDALIAEGNGAVRANVSKKEYAIGYISLSYLNDSVKGVKINGVEPTVENIKAEKYPIYRPFLMITNGEMNELVKAYMDFMFSSEGQEIVAEKCIPVK
- a CDS encoding DUF2164 domain-containing protein, which translates into the protein MILKLSKHEKEMLISEIQKFFYEEHDKEIGIIAAEKVLDFFLENLGSVVYNKALDNAKIWFESKMEDIEFDYDLLYKDVNKL
- a CDS encoding DUF429 domain-containing protein; amino-acid sequence: MHFIGIDLAWTYKNETGICVIDEKGDIVFCESKVYTDNEIAILIGKFAKKGVLVAIDAPLIVNNEEGSRLCDRLIMKDRIKGKRLSVFTANRSYLLKIYGSIRGEALVSEIRKKNKSFIITSDFRSNKHIIFETFPTGICLGLFSDIYPIKYKRKAKIPLKKTKEEMLRLLSRLGELEQDKIKVNNIKSYFNPNINLTSYTGSKLKHLEDKVDAFLCSYCAYWCYKKGKVKLYGDDKDGFILIPVN